A single region of the Pseudomonas solani genome encodes:
- a CDS encoding sigma-54-dependent transcriptional regulator, translated as MPHILIVEDETIIRSALRRLLERNQYQVSEAGSVQEAQERYSIPGFDLIVSDLRLPGAPGTELIKLAQGTPVLIMTSYASLRSAVDSMKMGAVDYIAKPFDHDEMLQAVARILKERQEGKGAPAERSGNARGTEKAAASSSAADGEIGIIGSCGAMQELYSKIRKVSPTDSTVLIQGESGTGKELVARALHNLSRRAKAPLISVNCAAIPETLIESELFGHEKGAFTGASAGRAGLVEAADGGTLFLDEIGELPLEAQARLLRVLQEGEIRRVGSVQSQKVDVRLIAATHRDLKTLAKTGQFREDLYYRLHVISLKLPALRERGNDVIEIARAFLARQCTRMGREDLRFAHDAEQAIRHYPWPGNVRELENAIERAVILCESPDISAELLGIDIELDDLDDDVFLDSPMQSASSSHEPTEDLSLEDYFQHFVLEHQDHMTETELARKLGISRKCLWERRQRLGIPRRKSGAATS; from the coding sequence ATGCCACATATTCTCATCGTCGAAGACGAAACCATTATCCGTTCTGCCTTGCGCCGCCTGCTTGAACGCAACCAATACCAGGTCAGCGAAGCAGGTTCCGTCCAGGAAGCCCAGGAGCGCTACAGCATCCCCGGCTTCGACCTGATCGTCAGCGACCTGCGCCTGCCTGGCGCACCGGGCACCGAGCTGATCAAGCTCGCCCAGGGCACCCCGGTGCTGATCATGACCAGCTACGCCAGCCTGCGCTCGGCCGTGGACTCGATGAAAATGGGTGCGGTGGACTACATCGCCAAGCCCTTCGACCACGACGAAATGCTGCAAGCCGTCGCGCGCATCCTCAAGGAGCGCCAGGAAGGCAAAGGCGCCCCGGCCGAACGCAGCGGTAACGCGCGCGGCACGGAAAAAGCCGCAGCGAGCAGCAGCGCCGCAGACGGCGAAATTGGCATCATCGGCTCCTGCGGCGCGATGCAGGAGCTGTACAGCAAGATCCGCAAAGTCTCGCCCACCGACTCCACCGTCCTGATCCAGGGCGAATCCGGTACCGGCAAGGAACTGGTGGCCCGCGCCCTGCACAACCTCTCCCGCCGCGCCAAGGCGCCGCTGATCTCGGTGAACTGCGCCGCGATCCCGGAGACCCTGATCGAGTCCGAACTCTTCGGCCATGAAAAGGGCGCGTTCACCGGCGCCAGCGCCGGCCGCGCAGGCCTGGTCGAGGCGGCCGATGGCGGCACCCTGTTCCTCGATGAAATCGGCGAGCTGCCGCTGGAAGCCCAGGCGCGCCTGTTGCGCGTGCTGCAGGAAGGCGAGATCCGCCGGGTCGGCTCGGTGCAATCGCAGAAGGTCGACGTGCGCCTGATCGCCGCGACCCACCGCGACCTGAAGACGCTGGCCAAGACCGGCCAGTTCCGCGAAGACCTTTATTACCGCCTCCATGTGATCTCGCTGAAGCTGCCCGCCCTGCGCGAGCGCGGAAACGACGTGATCGAGATCGCCCGCGCCTTCCTCGCCCGCCAATGCACACGCATGGGGCGCGAAGACCTGCGCTTCGCCCACGATGCGGAGCAGGCCATCCGTCATTACCCCTGGCCGGGCAACGTGCGCGAACTGGAGAACGCCATCGAGCGCGCGGTGATCCTGTGCGAGAGCCCGGACATCTCCGCCGAGCTTCTAGGCATCGACATAGAACTGGACGACCTGGATGACGACGTCTTCCTCGATTCACCCATGCAAAGCGCCAGCAGCAGCCACGAGCCGACCGAAGACCTGTCACTGGAAGACTACTTCCAGCACTTCGTCCTCGAGCACCAGGATCATATGACCGAGACCGAGCTTGCCCGAAAACTGGGCATCAGCCGCAAATGCCTGTGGGAACGCCGCCAGCGCCTCGGTATCCCCCGTCGCAAATCGGGTGCAGCGACCTCCTGA
- a CDS encoding polynucleotide adenylyltransferase PcnB, with product MLKKLIQSFRSPLRRAQHPRSTPEVLSNRQHSLERADISRNAVNVVERLQKAGYQAYLVGGCVRDLLLNLEPKDFDVATSATPEQVRAEFRNARVIGRRFKLVHVHFGREIIETATFRANHPQGADEEDSNQSSRNESGRILRDNVYGNQEEDAQRRDFTMNALYYDPVTERILDYAHGVHDIRNRLIRLIGDPEQRYLEDPVRMLRAVRFAAKLGFEIEKHSAAPIRRLAPMLRDIPSARLFDEILKLFLGGKAERTFELLLEYDLFAPLFPAAAASLERDPEYAGALIRQALANTDERIRQGKPVTPAFLFAAMLWPALPARAALLQERGMPPIPAIQEAAHGLILEQCQRTAIPKRFTIPIREIWDMQERLPRRSGKRADLLLENPRFRAGYDFLLLRESAGEQTDGLGDWWTDYQEASDSERRAMIRDLSSKDDGSGAPRKRRRGGSRRKRGPREGSAPASE from the coding sequence ATGCTGAAGAAGCTGATCCAGTCTTTTCGCTCTCCCCTGCGCCGCGCGCAGCATCCCCGCAGCACACCCGAAGTATTGAGCAATCGCCAACACTCGCTTGAGCGTGCGGATATCAGCCGCAACGCGGTGAACGTGGTCGAGCGCCTGCAAAAAGCCGGGTACCAGGCGTACCTGGTCGGGGGTTGCGTGCGCGACCTGCTGCTGAACCTGGAGCCCAAGGACTTCGACGTGGCCACCAGCGCTACGCCCGAGCAGGTCCGCGCGGAGTTCCGCAACGCCCGCGTCATTGGCCGCCGCTTCAAGCTGGTCCATGTGCACTTCGGCCGCGAGATCATCGAGACCGCGACCTTCCGCGCCAACCACCCCCAGGGTGCCGACGAGGAAGACAGCAACCAGTCCTCGCGCAACGAGAGCGGCCGCATCCTGCGGGACAACGTCTACGGCAACCAGGAAGAAGACGCGCAACGCCGCGACTTCACCATGAACGCCCTCTACTACGATCCGGTCACCGAGCGCATCCTCGACTACGCCCACGGCGTACACGACATCCGCAACCGCCTGATCCGCCTGATCGGCGATCCCGAGCAGCGCTACCTCGAAGACCCGGTGCGCATGCTTCGCGCCGTGCGCTTTGCCGCCAAGCTCGGCTTCGAGATAGAGAAGCACAGCGCCGCGCCCATCCGCCGCCTGGCGCCGATGCTGCGGGATATTCCCTCCGCCCGCCTGTTCGACGAGATCCTCAAGCTGTTCCTCGGCGGCAAGGCCGAGCGCACCTTCGAACTGCTGCTGGAATACGACCTCTTCGCCCCGCTATTCCCGGCCGCTGCAGCGTCCCTGGAGCGCGACCCGGAATACGCTGGCGCGCTGATCCGCCAGGCACTGGCGAATACCGACGAACGCATCCGCCAAGGCAAGCCGGTAACCCCCGCCTTCCTCTTCGCCGCCATGCTCTGGCCGGCCCTGCCTGCCCGTGCAGCGCTGCTGCAGGAGCGTGGCATGCCGCCGATCCCGGCCATCCAGGAAGCGGCCCACGGCCTGATCCTCGAACAGTGCCAGCGCACCGCCATTCCCAAGCGTTTCACTATCCCGATCCGCGAGATCTGGGACATGCAGGAGCGCCTGCCGCGCCGCAGTGGCAAACGTGCCGACCTGCTGCTGGAGAACCCGCGCTTCCGCGCCGGCTACGACTTCCTCCTGCTGCGTGAAAGCGCAGGCGAGCAAACCGACGGCCTGGGCGACTGGTGGACCGACTACCAGGAAGCCAGCGACAGCGAGCGTCGCGCCATGATCCGCGACCTCAGCAGCAAGGACGACGGCAGCGGCGCACCGCGCAAGCGGCGCCGTGGCGGCAGCCGTCGCAAACGCGGCCCGCGTGAAGGCTCGGCTCCCGCCAGCGAGTGA
- the folK gene encoding 2-amino-4-hydroxy-6-hydroxymethyldihydropteridine diphosphokinase, with amino-acid sequence MERIYIGLGSNLAEPAAQLACALQAMAALPRTRLAAVSSLYSSDPLGPPDQPRYANAVAALDSELMPLELLDALQAIELAQGRVRKDERWGPRTLDLDILLFGERMLDEPRLQVPHYHMHARAFVLYPLAEIAGGGLKLPSGQPLQALLDACPFEGLEVVGRLPGMAVTP; translated from the coding sequence ATGGAGCGCATCTATATAGGGCTCGGCAGCAACCTCGCCGAGCCTGCGGCACAACTGGCCTGCGCCCTGCAGGCCATGGCCGCCTTGCCACGCACTCGCCTGGCGGCCGTATCCTCGCTCTACAGCAGCGACCCGCTCGGCCCACCCGACCAGCCCCGCTATGCCAATGCCGTGGCCGCCCTCGACTCCGAACTCATGCCCCTGGAACTGCTCGACGCCCTGCAGGCGATCGAACTCGCCCAGGGCCGCGTGCGCAAGGACGAGCGCTGGGGCCCGCGCACCCTCGATCTGGACATCCTGCTGTTCGGCGAGCGCATGCTCGACGAGCCACGCCTGCAGGTTCCGCACTACCACATGCACGCTCGCGCCTTCGTTCTCTATCCCCTCGCGGAGATAGCCGGCGGTGGCCTGAAGCTCCCCAGCGGCCAGCCCCTGCAAGCACTTCTGGACGCCTGTCCCTTCGAAGGGCTCGAGGTCGTGGGGCGCCTTCCGGGCATGGCGGTAACGCCGTAA
- the panB gene encoding 3-methyl-2-oxobutanoate hydroxymethyltransferase — protein sequence MPDVTLTTLQELKQKGEKIAMLTAYDATFAQAASQAGADVLLVGDSLGMVLQGHDSTLPVSVADMAYHTAAVKRGNQGALIIADLPFMAYATLEQTFANSAALMQAGAHMVKLEGAAWLAEPIRLLAERGIPVCAHLGLTPQAVNILGGYKVQGRQEAQARQLRADAMALEQAGAAMLLLECVPSELAAEITQSVKIPVIGIGAGSATDGQVLVMHDMLGLSLTGRAPKFVKNFMEGQPSIQAAMAAYVKAVKDVTFPAAEHGFSA from the coding sequence ATGCCTGATGTGACCCTGACCACCCTTCAAGAGCTGAAGCAGAAAGGCGAGAAGATCGCCATGCTAACGGCCTATGACGCCACCTTCGCCCAGGCCGCGAGCCAGGCCGGTGCCGATGTGCTGCTGGTGGGCGATTCCCTTGGCATGGTCCTGCAAGGCCATGACAGCACCCTGCCGGTGAGCGTCGCCGACATGGCGTACCACACCGCCGCCGTGAAGCGCGGCAACCAGGGCGCGCTGATCATCGCCGACCTGCCGTTCATGGCCTATGCCACCCTGGAGCAGACCTTCGCCAACAGCGCCGCCCTGATGCAGGCCGGCGCGCACATGGTCAAGCTGGAAGGCGCCGCCTGGCTGGCCGAGCCCATCCGCCTGCTGGCCGAGCGCGGCATTCCCGTCTGCGCCCACCTTGGCCTCACCCCGCAAGCGGTGAACATCCTCGGTGGCTACAAGGTGCAAGGCCGCCAGGAAGCCCAGGCCCGCCAGCTGCGCGCCGACGCCATGGCCCTGGAACAGGCCGGCGCCGCCATGCTGCTGCTGGAATGCGTGCCCAGTGAACTGGCCGCCGAAATCACCCAGTCGGTGAAGATCCCGGTCATCGGCATCGGTGCCGGCAGCGCCACCGATGGCCAGGTCCTGGTGATGCACGACATGCTCGGCCTCTCTCTCACCGGCCGCGCGCCCAAGTTCGTGAAGAACTTCATGGAAGGCCAGCCCAGCATCCAGGCCGCCATGGCCGCCTACGTGAAGGCCGTCAAGGACGTCACCTTCCCGGCCGCCGAACACGGATTCTCCGCATGA
- the panC gene encoding pantoate--beta-alanine ligase: MITVKTVRELRAAVARARGEGKRIGLVPTMGNLHAGHAALVEKAAQRADFVVASIFVNPLQFGPSEDLAKYPRTLQADQEKLVAAGCHLLFHPDVEEMYPDGMSDQTRVSVPLVSEGLCGASRPGHFEGVATVVSKLFNMVQPDLALFGEKDFQQLAVIRKLVRDLNMPIQVMGEATVRAEDGLALSSRNGYLNEQQRAAAPALYRILKQLAASVASGNSDFAALEAQGRDALSEAGFRPDYLEVREASSLRPAQPGERDLVILAAAYMGTTRLIDNLAFSLEKQA; this comes from the coding sequence ATGATCACCGTCAAGACCGTCCGCGAGCTGCGGGCCGCCGTGGCCCGTGCTCGTGGCGAAGGCAAGCGCATCGGCCTGGTGCCGACCATGGGCAACCTCCACGCCGGCCATGCCGCGCTGGTGGAAAAAGCCGCCCAGCGCGCCGATTTCGTCGTCGCCAGCATCTTCGTCAACCCGCTGCAGTTCGGCCCCAGCGAAGACCTGGCCAAGTACCCCCGCACCCTGCAGGCCGACCAGGAAAAACTGGTCGCCGCCGGCTGCCACCTGCTGTTCCACCCGGACGTCGAGGAGATGTACCCCGACGGCATGAGCGACCAGACCCGCGTCAGCGTGCCCCTGGTCTCCGAAGGGCTCTGCGGCGCCAGCCGTCCCGGCCACTTCGAAGGTGTCGCCACCGTGGTCAGCAAGCTGTTCAACATGGTCCAGCCGGACCTCGCCCTGTTCGGCGAGAAGGATTTCCAGCAGCTCGCGGTGATCCGCAAGCTGGTCCGCGACCTCAACATGCCGATCCAGGTCATGGGCGAGGCCACGGTGCGCGCCGAAGACGGCCTGGCACTGTCTTCGCGCAACGGCTACCTGAACGAGCAGCAGCGTGCCGCCGCACCGGCCCTGTACCGCATCCTTAAGCAGTTGGCAGCGTCCGTAGCCAGTGGCAACAGCGACTTCGCCGCACTGGAAGCCCAGGGCCGCGACGCGCTGAGCGAGGCCGGTTTCCGCCCCGATTACCTGGAAGTCCGCGAGGCCTCCAGCCTGCGTCCGGCGCAGCCCGGCGAGCGCGACCTGGTGATACTGGCCGCCGCTTACATGGGCACCACACGGCTGATCGACAACCTCGCCTTCAGCCTCGAAAAGCAGGCCTGA
- the panD gene encoding aspartate 1-decarboxylase — MHAIMLKAKLHRAEVTHAVLDYEGSCAIDGEWLDLAGIHEYEQIQIYNVDNGERFTTYAIRGENGSRMISVNGAAAHKAKVGDRVIICAYAHYSEAELASFKPRMLYMAPGNELSHTSNAIPVQVA, encoded by the coding sequence ATGCACGCCATCATGCTCAAGGCCAAGCTGCACCGCGCCGAAGTCACCCACGCCGTACTCGACTACGAAGGCTCCTGCGCCATCGATGGTGAGTGGCTGGACCTCGCCGGCATCCACGAATACGAGCAGATCCAGATCTACAACGTCGACAACGGCGAGCGCTTCACCACCTACGCCATCCGCGGTGAAAACGGCTCGCGCATGATCTCGGTCAACGGCGCTGCCGCGCACAAGGCCAAAGTAGGCGACCGGGTCATCATCTGCGCCTACGCCCACTACAGCGAAGCCGAACTGGCCAGCTTCAAGCCGCGCATGCTTTACATGGCGCCGGGCAACGAGCTGAGCCATACCAGTAACGCCATTCCGGTACAGGTCGCCTAA